One region of Wolbachia endosymbiont of Drosophila innubila genomic DNA includes:
- the uvrA gene encoding excinuclease ABC subunit UvrA, with the protein MDDFIRVKGAREHNLQGVDVNIPKNKLVVITGLSGSGKSSLAFDTIYAEGQRRYVESLSAYARQFLNIQDKPDVESITGLSPAISINQKSISKNPRSTVGTVTEIYDYLRLVYARIGVPYSPATGLPITKQTVSQIVDTIIALPLETKIYILAPVVRGRKGEHLKEILEIKRQGYVRFKIDGEVYNVDDLPKLDKNKKHDVFVVADRISILGDIGNRLPSSIESALKLGNGLMYVEIVNLPDNHNSEYKNGQILTFSENFACPESGFTLEEIEPRLFSFNSPYGACGSCNGLGKKLSVDIKLIVPDETLSISEGALKPVGSMFRQVHTGYGFLKSAILSLAENYKFNLDIPWKNIDQEVKDMILFGSNKFQGLISILENQMDYDETLVERYCSVTHCRECTGYRLRKEALTVKIDSKHIGEISGLSIDESLKWFENLPDKLTEQQKQISNKILSEIIKRLTFLKNVGLNYLTLDRESSTLSGGESQRIRLASQIGSGLTGVLYVLDEPSIGLHQCDNDRLIATLKNLRDMGNTVIVVEHDEDTIMAADYAIDIGPGAGVNGGKVVAEGTPDQVQRNSGSITGQYLSGEKKILIPRRRKQATQFIKVINACENNLKNVNVKFPIGNLICVTGISGGGKSSLVIETLYKYSAHKIHHSSARYSQCDRIEGLEYIDKVIEVDQSPIGRTPASNPATYVGMFTHIRNWFAGLSESKARGYNIGRFSFNTRGGRCEACKGDGHLKIEMHFLPDVYVKCEQCKGRRYNRETLEVTYKEKSISDVLDMTIDQACDFFENLPMVKEKLVSLQEVGLGYIKLGQSSTTLSGGEAQRIKLSKELSKRFTGRTLYILDEPTTGLHFEDINNLLKILHRLVNLGNTVIVIEHNLHVIKTADYIIDIGPEGGIKGGEVIATGTPEEVVKIPESVTGRYLKTYLL; encoded by the coding sequence ATGGACGATTTTATCAGAGTTAAGGGCGCAAGGGAACATAATCTGCAAGGTGTAGACGTCAATATACCGAAAAATAAGCTAGTTGTTATAACTGGGCTAAGTGGTTCTGGCAAGTCTAGCCTTGCATTTGATACGATTTATGCAGAAGGCCAACGCCGGTACGTTGAAAGCCTGTCAGCTTACGCGCGTCAATTTCTCAACATTCAGGATAAACCAGATGTTGAGTCGATTACAGGTCTCTCTCCTGCAATATCTATCAACCAGAAATCGATCTCAAAAAATCCAAGGTCAACAGTTGGAACTGTTACCGAAATTTACGATTACTTGCGCTTAGTATATGCACGAATAGGAGTTCCTTATTCACCTGCAACTGGATTACCAATAACAAAACAAACGGTGTCTCAAATTGTAGACACTATAATTGCGTTACCTTTAGAAACTAAGATATATATACTTGCCCCTGTTGTGCGTGGTAGAAAGGGAGAACATCTTAAAGAGATATTGGAAATTAAAAGACAAGGTTACGTAAGGTTCAAAATAGATGGTGAAGTGTACAATGTAGATGACTTGCCTAAACTCGATAAGAACAAGAAACACGACGTTTTTGTGGTTGCAGATAGAATATCAATATTGGGCGATATAGGAAATCGACTGCCAAGTAGTATAGAATCCGCACTAAAACTTGGTAATGGTCTAATGTATGTAGAAATAGTAAACCTACCTGACAACCATAATTCCGAGTATAAAAATGGTCAAATTCTGACTTTTTCAGAGAATTTTGCATGCCCCGAGTCTGGTTTCACTCTTGAGGAAATAGAACCAAGATTATTTTCTTTTAACAGCCCTTACGGTGCATGTGGTTCGTGTAATGGGCTTGGTAAAAAACTAAGTGTTGATATAAAGCTAATAGTACCGGATGAAACTCTTTCAATATCTGAGGGTGCTTTAAAGCCAGTGGGATCAATGTTCCGCCAAGTGCACACAGGTTATGGATTTCTAAAAAGTGCAATTCTATCACTGGCTGAAAACTACAAATTTAACCTTGATATTCCGTGGAAGAACATAGATCAAGAAGTAAAAGATATGATACTCTTTGGCTCTAATAAATTTCAAGGTTTGATCAGTATCTTGGAGAACCAGATGGATTATGATGAAACACTTGTTGAGCGATATTGCTCTGTCACTCACTGCAGAGAATGCACTGGCTATAGATTGAGAAAAGAAGCGCTTACAGTAAAAATTGATAGCAAACATATAGGTGAAATATCAGGGCTTAGTATCGATGAATCCCTTAAGTGGTTTGAAAATTTGCCAGACAAGCTCACAGAACAACAGAAGCAAATCTCAAATAAAATACTAAGTGAAATAATCAAGAGGCTAACATTTTTAAAGAATGTAGGGTTGAATTACCTAACGCTTGATCGAGAATCTAGCACTCTCTCTGGCGGTGAGAGTCAGAGGATCAGACTTGCTTCGCAAATTGGCTCAGGATTAACGGGGGTTTTATATGTTCTTGATGAACCCTCGATTGGCCTTCATCAATGTGATAATGATCGGTTAATTGCCACACTAAAAAACTTAAGAGACATGGGTAACACTGTAATCGTTGTTGAGCATGATGAAGATACAATAATGGCTGCTGATTATGCGATTGATATTGGTCCTGGAGCTGGCGTAAATGGTGGAAAAGTTGTTGCAGAAGGAACACCAGACCAGGTGCAAAGAAATTCAGGGAGCATAACAGGGCAATATTTGAGTGGAGAGAAAAAAATTTTAATTCCAAGGAGAAGAAAGCAAGCAACTCAGTTCATAAAAGTAATAAATGCATGTGAAAATAACTTAAAAAATGTAAACGTTAAATTTCCTATAGGGAATCTTATTTGTGTTACTGGAATATCAGGAGGGGGAAAATCAAGTTTAGTCATAGAAACGTTATATAAATATTCAGCACATAAGATACATCATTCGTCTGCAAGGTATAGTCAGTGTGATAGAATAGAAGGCCTTGAATATATAGATAAAGTTATAGAAGTTGATCAGTCGCCAATTGGTAGAACTCCTGCGTCAAATCCAGCAACATATGTTGGTATGTTCACTCATATAAGAAATTGGTTTGCAGGTCTTTCGGAGTCAAAAGCAAGGGGATATAATATAGGCCGGTTTTCATTTAATACCAGAGGGGGAAGGTGTGAGGCTTGTAAAGGTGATGGGCACTTAAAGATAGAGATGCATTTTCTACCGGACGTTTATGTGAAGTGTGAGCAATGTAAAGGGCGAAGGTATAATCGGGAAACATTGGAAGTTACTTATAAAGAAAAATCAATCTCTGATGTGCTTGATATGACGATAGATCAGGCTTGTGATTTTTTTGAAAACCTTCCAATGGTAAAAGAAAAGTTGGTTTCTTTGCAGGAAGTAGGGCTTGGCTATATAAAACTCGGACAGTCGTCAACAACGTTGTCTGGGGGTGAAGCACAACGAATAAAGCTGTCCAAAGAGCTATCAAAACGATTTACCGGAAGAACATTGTATATTCTTGATGAGCCAACAACTGGATTACACTTTGAAGATATAAATAACTTACTAAAAATACTCCATAGATTAGTCAATCTGGGAAACACTGTTATAGTTATCGAGCACAATTTGCACGTTATAAAAACTGCAGATTATATAATAGACATCGGACCAGAGGGCGGAATAAAAGGCGGAGAAGTGATTGCTACTGGAACTCCAGAAGAAGTGGTAAAAATTCCAGAAAGTGTTACAGGCAGGTATCTTAAAACGTATTTATTATAA
- a CDS encoding WPE palindromic element domain-containing protein, whose product MGRVFTVNVDESLFDVLVQHIFSEYEREKIPEVKIILPCKRDVIALLSAFKNHNAKKCIILPEIVSLENIDEEDLILNLDRVKVIKPTKRTLLLIQFILEWNRKNNDNFPIDLAYSLPSLLDKIQSTQTTDCYQFDEHSKKIENFISLLTETWSKTLKDLEVVDILKHKSDYINNMIISLQKDQYIIFVGIGKDKSLIRAIYDLPFGKIILPNLNLKIKEKDWKSLDKKHYQYCLKDLLDYLKVDRRDVSFLPEACSPVPRHWDPENLTLNERTRWLYNENWIPVSATWMTEERAGITGSPEEYLDYVFDTTADLSKVSSGHVGNIEVITCDSREEEAQVTSLIIENEGYENISLVVFDKLLAARIACLSRQHSAIPENYPYITLLLYSIEVLTSNWSSVSLLSLLKHRLVTFGYTQEEYTRILSEFEIEILRNFSTNGLSDIINAINAHKKLKYKEDILLIISKLEVIFNPLLRSINCSIFDVVATHLQCINILSGINFSELNSEIGNFTCNFSNACEGVGIKCSLELYSQILTLFLEKEFFFVASDLNKFSLYHNKVVILAGFNEAPSFQSPLLNALTREKFNLPSAQEEQGYFFYTLHNLFCASKVYITRSLSHRKPILLQRLEILLKEGKQPYRDWLRILNTPECTVPCTQPMPKPQTEVRKEKMQVMSCSAIEKLIRNPYSFYVEYILGLKQLRDLNFKPSILEFGTMVHNILARYLRNKKSPMSIAREAFSTSQFNFSNMWWVRLQKIIQSFVEFDETRSNYVELEKNFSCPIFHIPARETGSCDQYETAWMTNKPQEISLIARCDRVEYLPSGQVAIIDYKLGTPPSNEEVMSGFFPQLILQALAVEHITKREVSELAYWKLDYDKIKVISIQNYRYKMQELKNDLPGFLSNYLSNSTPFIASPYFDKFLRFNSYKQLERVGEWL is encoded by the coding sequence GTGGGAAGAGTTTTTACCGTTAATGTGGATGAATCTCTTTTTGATGTGCTGGTTCAGCACATATTTTCTGAATATGAAAGAGAAAAAATTCCTGAAGTAAAAATCATACTTCCTTGCAAGAGGGATGTGATAGCGCTGCTGAGTGCATTCAAGAATCATAACGCTAAAAAATGCATAATTTTGCCAGAGATAGTTTCGCTAGAGAATATTGATGAGGAAGATTTAATATTAAATCTTGATAGGGTTAAAGTTATCAAGCCAACAAAAAGGACACTGCTACTCATTCAATTCATATTGGAGTGGAATAGAAAAAATAATGATAATTTTCCAATTGATTTAGCTTATAGCCTGCCATCACTGCTTGATAAAATTCAATCTACCCAAACAACGGATTGTTATCAATTTGATGAACATTCAAAAAAAATAGAGAATTTCATAAGCTTACTCACTGAGACTTGGAGTAAAACTTTAAAAGATTTAGAAGTAGTAGATATATTAAAACATAAGAGTGATTACATAAACAATATGATAATCTCTTTACAAAAAGACCAATATATAATCTTTGTTGGAATTGGAAAGGATAAGTCGTTAATTAGGGCTATATATGATCTGCCATTTGGAAAAATAATTTTGCCTAACTTGAATTTGAAAATTAAAGAGAAAGACTGGAAATCGCTTGATAAAAAACATTATCAATATTGCCTGAAAGATCTGCTCGATTATTTAAAAGTGGATAGAAGGGATGTGAGTTTTCTGCCAGAAGCGTGTTCTCCAGTGCCCAGACACTGGGATCCAGAAAACTTAACTTTAAATGAGCGCACCAGGTGGCTGTATAATGAAAACTGGATCCCAGTGTCAGCTACTTGGATGACAGAAGAAAGGGCTGGGATAACAGGAAGTCCTGAGGAATATCTAGATTACGTCTTTGATACAACTGCCGATCTAAGCAAAGTTAGTAGTGGACATGTTGGCAATATTGAAGTCATCACTTGTGATTCCAGAGAGGAAGAAGCACAAGTGACATCATTAATTATAGAAAATGAAGGTTATGAAAACATTTCTTTGGTCGTCTTTGATAAATTACTTGCAGCTCGTATAGCATGTTTATCAAGGCAACACAGTGCCATACCGGAAAATTACCCTTATATAACGCTTCTGCTTTATAGTATCGAAGTTTTGACCTCAAATTGGAGCAGTGTGTCATTACTTTCGCTCCTTAAACATAGGCTAGTGACTTTTGGTTACACTCAAGAAGAGTACACTCGGATTTTATCTGAATTTGAAATAGAGATATTACGCAACTTTAGTACAAATGGTCTGAGCGATATTATAAATGCTATCAATGCCCATAAAAAGCTAAAATACAAAGAAGATATATTACTTATTATCAGTAAGTTAGAGGTTATATTTAATCCTTTACTTCGTTCTATAAATTGCTCTATTTTCGATGTGGTAGCAACTCATTTGCAGTGTATTAATATATTATCTGGTATAAATTTTTCAGAGCTAAATAGTGAAATAGGTAATTTTACCTGTAATTTCTCAAATGCATGTGAGGGTGTAGGAATTAAATGCTCCTTAGAGTTATATAGCCAAATTCTGACCTTATTTTTAGAGAAAGAGTTTTTCTTTGTAGCAAGTGACTTGAATAAATTCAGCTTATATCACAACAAAGTTGTAATACTTGCTGGATTTAATGAAGCGCCAAGCTTTCAAAGTCCGCTTTTGAATGCACTTACGAGAGAAAAATTTAATCTTCCTTCTGCACAAGAAGAGCAGGGGTATTTTTTTTATACTTTACACAATTTGTTTTGTGCAAGTAAGGTTTATATTACAAGATCGCTAAGCCATAGAAAGCCAATTCTATTGCAGCGTTTGGAAATTCTACTCAAGGAGGGGAAGCAGCCGTATCGTGATTGGCTAAGGATATTAAATACGCCTGAATGTACTGTTCCATGTACTCAGCCTATGCCAAAACCTCAAACCGAAGTTAGAAAAGAAAAAATGCAGGTGATGTCTTGCAGTGCAATAGAAAAGCTAATTCGTAATCCTTATTCATTTTACGTTGAATATATACTGGGTCTTAAACAATTAAGAGACTTGAATTTCAAGCCATCGATATTGGAATTTGGCACTATGGTACACAACATTCTTGCAAGATATTTACGCAACAAAAAATCTCCAATGAGCATTGCACGAGAAGCATTCTCGACTAGTCAGTTTAATTTTTCAAATATGTGGTGGGTAAGACTACAAAAGATAATTCAATCTTTTGTCGAATTTGATGAAACTCGAAGCAATTATGTTGAGTTGGAAAAGAACTTTTCCTGTCCGATATTTCATATTCCAGCGCGTGAAACTGGTTCTTGTGATCAGTATGAAACTGCTTGGATGACAAATAAGCCACAAGAAATTTCACTGATAGCAAGATGTGATAGAGTTGAGTATCTACCAAGTGGGCAAGTGGCAATTATAGACTATAAGCTTGGTACACCACCTTCCAATGAAGAAGTAATGTCGGGATTTTTTCCGCAATTAATTTTACAAGCCTTAGCGGTAGAACATATAACAAAAAGAGAAGTCTCAGAACTTGCTTATTGGAAACTTGATTATGATAAAATAAAAGTTATTTCTATACAAAATTATAGATACAAAATGCAAGAATTAAAAAATGATCTGCCTGGTTTTTTATCTAACTATTTAAGTAATTCCACACCCTTTATTGCCTCTCCATATTTTGATAAATTCCTGAGATTTAACAGCTATAAACAGCTAGAAAGGGTAGGAGAGTGGTTGTAA
- a CDS encoding group II intron maturase-specific domain-containing protein, with the protein MCAKRAFNKIDHEIMCALWKWAKKRHPRKGLRWIKNRYFKVMKQRQWVFAAPICKNKPKEIRYLRLLRLIDIPIRRHVKIRADANPLDLKWKKYFDERVKQTKMLASSFSREGSLLLVSPLRMMFSEES; encoded by the coding sequence GTGTGTGCGAAAAGAGCTTTTAACAAAATAGACCATGAAATTATGTGTGCTCTATGGAAATGGGCAAAGAAAAGACATCCTCGTAAAGGATTACGTTGGATAAAGAATCGTTACTTCAAGGTAATGAAACAACGCCAATGGGTCTTTGCTGCACCCATATGCAAGAACAAACCGAAAGAGATAAGGTATTTAAGACTGCTTAGGTTGATTGATATACCTATCAGACGACATGTTAAAATCAGGGCGGATGCAAATCCACTTGACTTAAAATGGAAAAAGTATTTTGATGAAAGAGTGAAACAAACAAAAATGTTAGCAAGCTCTTTCTCAAGAGAAGGTTCTCTGCTGTTGGTGTCACCATTAAGAATGATGTTTTCTGAGGAATCATGA
- a CDS encoding phosphoribosylformylglycinamidine synthase subunit PurL: MANIRIEVLNKCEQIGCRWLVNVYSIYIRKELPSKLYEEICGLFYNKVIQDCRYYSYNENLEEVPYDFIEPQAKWGLEISFLPGMTDNVGNTVKQIVREYLISKGYIDQPVIPAPSFVIPVLDTGIQKEKTQIPASRAGMTPIEIKARSSKLILSQGDLPTEDDIKQEFNPITEYCTLICKENNNYSWEYYGKYKSLNTHSGVIPARDQEKKEWIPVSSTGMTEKKAGMTKESTGVISSSNGAKSVDLNVSDQELEKISRDGIDGNGTLGLSLAAMKAIKDYFKKLGRNPYDIELESLAQTWSEHCKHNIFCSPIDEIKDGLYAHYIKRATREINSDICVSVFSDNAGGIIFDDDYLIVDKVETHNSPSALDPFGGAMTGVLGVNRDIVGFGKGAEPIMNTYYFCFAKEAKGKFYRDKERTDEILPPKYIMKEVIRGVNVAGNCSGIPTQLGSVYFDDRFCGKPLVFVGSIGIIPRNINNAPSHIKGPKNGDKIVIIGGRVGRDGIHGATFSSEALSGNSPSTIVQIGDPITQKKLSNAVIKARDLDLYNAITDNGAGGLSSSIGEMGKDGFEVDLSKVLLKNDGMAQWEIWISESQERMTLAVPEENLPMFKQIMKKHDVEVCVIGEFNESGKAVVKCPEGTVIMDIETEFLHDGNPKVHLQTKPWSKGLPALCAGMTTSSPSLAIELKEMLSRPNICSKEFIVVQYDHEVQGSSVLKPLQGKGRVCSEAIVSRPILSSNKGVVKSQGFGSSYGEIDTYHMAACAIDTAIRNYVAAGGNINHLALLDNFCWCDAYNPERLWQLKKAAEACYDFATAFKTPFISGKDSMFNDFKGYDENGEKVIISAPPSLLISAIGIIENIENAVSLDVKMPGDLIYVLGETLDELGRSEYQLYSGIGNNNVPKVDAKSARKLYERYNQAIKDGIIASAIAPNLGGLVIALAKSLIAGDLGAEIDLSLVPIGKIQNTDIINKIIMFSESQSRILVTIAPQNQKRFEELFEGAVYSCIGKVTEKKVLNIKDVLKVDLKDVAC; the protein is encoded by the coding sequence ATGGCAAACATTAGAATAGAAGTTTTAAATAAATGCGAGCAAATTGGCTGCAGATGGTTAGTCAACGTTTACTCGATTTACATACGCAAAGAATTACCATCCAAATTATATGAAGAAATTTGCGGGCTATTTTATAATAAAGTCATACAAGACTGCCGTTATTATTCCTACAATGAAAACCTTGAAGAAGTTCCGTATGATTTCATAGAACCACAAGCAAAGTGGGGCTTGGAAATAAGCTTCCTACCTGGCATGACCGATAATGTAGGCAACACAGTGAAACAAATTGTTAGAGAGTATTTAATAAGCAAAGGCTATATCGACCAGCCTGTCATCCCAGCCCCTTCTTTTGTCATCCCAGTGCTTGACACTGGGATCCAGAAAGAGAAAACGCAGATTCCAGCGTCACGCGCTGGAATGACACCAATTGAGATCAAAGCAAGAAGTTCAAAATTGATTCTAAGTCAAGGAGATTTACCAACCGAAGATGATATAAAACAAGAGTTCAACCCCATCACTGAGTATTGCACACTTATCTGTAAAGAAAATAATAACTATAGCTGGGAATATTATGGTAAATATAAATCATTAAATACCCACTCCGGTGTCATTCCAGCGCGTGACCAGGAAAAAAAAGAATGGATCCCAGTGTCAAGCACTGGGATGACAGAAAAAAAGGCTGGGATGACAAAAGAGAGCACTGGAGTGATATCAAGTAGTAATGGGGCTAAATCTGTTGATTTAAATGTAAGTGACCAAGAACTTGAGAAAATCAGCAGAGATGGAATCGATGGTAATGGCACTTTAGGGCTCTCGCTGGCAGCAATGAAAGCTATAAAGGATTACTTTAAAAAACTTGGTAGAAATCCATATGATATTGAACTTGAGTCTCTGGCACAGACTTGGTCTGAACATTGTAAACACAATATTTTTTGCTCCCCTATTGATGAAATAAAAGACGGTCTATATGCTCATTATATTAAGCGTGCAACGCGTGAGATAAATTCTGACATATGCGTGTCAGTTTTCTCCGACAACGCAGGAGGAATAATTTTTGATGACGATTACTTGATTGTAGATAAAGTTGAAACTCACAATAGCCCTTCAGCTCTTGATCCATTTGGTGGAGCAATGACCGGAGTGCTTGGAGTTAATCGCGATATAGTGGGTTTCGGGAAAGGCGCAGAGCCTATAATGAATACCTATTACTTTTGCTTTGCCAAAGAAGCAAAAGGCAAATTTTATAGGGATAAAGAGCGCACTGATGAGATCTTACCGCCAAAATATATAATGAAAGAAGTGATTCGCGGTGTTAATGTTGCTGGTAATTGCTCTGGTATTCCAACACAACTTGGATCGGTATATTTCGACGATAGATTTTGTGGCAAGCCATTAGTTTTTGTCGGAAGCATTGGAATTATTCCACGCAATATAAATAATGCACCTTCACACATTAAAGGACCAAAAAATGGCGATAAGATTGTAATTATTGGCGGAAGAGTTGGAAGAGATGGAATTCACGGTGCAACGTTCTCTTCAGAGGCTTTATCGGGAAATAGCCCTTCAACAATTGTGCAAATTGGTGACCCTATAACACAAAAAAAATTATCCAATGCCGTCATAAAAGCAAGAGATCTTGATCTTTATAATGCAATAACGGATAACGGAGCAGGTGGGCTGTCGTCGTCTATTGGTGAAATGGGAAAAGACGGATTTGAAGTTGATTTGAGCAAGGTTCTCCTTAAAAACGATGGTATGGCTCAGTGGGAAATATGGATATCAGAATCACAAGAGAGAATGACCTTAGCAGTGCCAGAAGAAAATCTCCCTATGTTTAAGCAAATCATGAAAAAACATGATGTGGAGGTTTGTGTGATTGGAGAGTTTAATGAGAGTGGTAAAGCTGTTGTTAAATGTCCTGAAGGGACAGTAATAATGGACATCGAAACTGAATTTCTGCATGATGGTAATCCCAAAGTGCATTTACAGACGAAACCGTGGTCTAAGGGGCTTCCAGCGCTATGCGCTGGAATGACAACAAGTTCGCCTTCTTTAGCAATTGAACTAAAAGAAATGCTGAGCAGACCAAACATTTGCAGCAAAGAGTTCATAGTGGTGCAATATGACCATGAGGTTCAAGGGTCGTCAGTGCTGAAACCACTGCAGGGCAAGGGAAGAGTGTGCAGTGAAGCTATTGTTTCAAGGCCAATCCTTTCTTCAAATAAAGGTGTTGTAAAATCGCAAGGATTTGGCTCAAGTTATGGAGAAATTGACACCTACCACATGGCAGCATGTGCAATTGACACCGCGATACGCAACTATGTAGCCGCAGGAGGAAATATAAATCATCTAGCGTTGCTCGACAATTTTTGTTGGTGTGATGCTTATAATCCAGAAAGGTTGTGGCAACTAAAGAAAGCTGCAGAGGCTTGTTACGACTTCGCAACTGCATTTAAAACACCATTCATATCCGGAAAAGACAGTATGTTCAATGACTTCAAGGGATATGATGAAAATGGCGAGAAAGTGATAATCTCTGCACCACCTTCATTACTCATCTCAGCAATTGGAATTATAGAAAATATTGAAAATGCGGTATCGCTTGATGTAAAAATGCCAGGGGACTTGATATATGTGCTTGGAGAAACACTTGATGAACTTGGTAGATCTGAATATCAGTTATATAGTGGAATAGGTAATAACAACGTACCAAAAGTTGATGCAAAGAGCGCTAGGAAGTTGTATGAGCGTTACAACCAGGCAATAAAAGATGGCATAATTGCCTCTGCAATTGCACCAAACTTAGGCGGATTAGTTATTGCTCTGGCAAAATCGCTAATTGCAGGAGACCTTGGTGCTGAAATCGATCTTTCACTAGTCCCAATAGGAAAAATACAAAATACAGACATAATAAACAAGATAATAATGTTTTCTGAATCGCAAAGTAGAATTTTGGTTACTATTGCACCACAAAATCAGAAGAGGTTTGAAGAATTGTTTGAAGGTGCAGTTTATTCATGTATTGGCAAAGTAACAGAGAAAAAGGTGCTAAACATAAAGGATGTTTTAAAAGTAGATCTGAAAGATGTGGCATGCTAA
- a CDS encoding rhodanese-related sulfurtransferase gives MSFVIATFYHFVELSNYYDMKDEIKAACNNVELKGTILLAEEGVNATISGERNAIDKIFDFLRSDYRLRDLTWKESAAEYQPFSKMKVKLKREIVNLGVSNLDISLRGKYVDPEHWDDFTSQPDVLVIDTRNEYEVKLGKFKNAINPHTQCFREFPQWTESFSESKDLKVAMYCTGGIRCEKSTAYMKSLGFSDVYHLKGGILSYLEKTYNKNGNWKGECFVFDDRIAVDNSLTPSNTIKCIFCSNQVSTDKLKSVPRGQVVCSDCKLQCYSYNK, from the coding sequence ATGAGCTTCGTCATTGCAACTTTCTATCACTTTGTAGAACTCTCTAATTATTATGACATGAAAGACGAAATAAAAGCTGCATGCAACAACGTTGAGTTAAAGGGCACTATACTCCTTGCAGAAGAGGGTGTTAATGCAACAATATCTGGTGAAAGAAACGCAATTGATAAAATATTCGATTTTCTACGTTCTGATTATAGGCTAAGGGACCTTACATGGAAAGAGAGTGCAGCAGAATATCAACCATTTAGCAAGATGAAGGTAAAATTAAAAAGAGAGATTGTGAATCTTGGTGTAAGCAATCTTGATATTTCCCTTAGGGGTAAATATGTTGATCCAGAGCATTGGGATGATTTTACTTCTCAACCTGACGTTTTAGTAATAGATACACGAAACGAGTATGAAGTGAAATTAGGCAAGTTTAAGAATGCAATTAATCCACACACACAATGTTTCCGTGAGTTTCCTCAGTGGACAGAGTCATTTTCTGAGAGTAAAGACCTGAAAGTGGCTATGTACTGCACTGGTGGGATTAGATGCGAAAAATCTACAGCATATATGAAAAGCCTTGGATTTAGTGATGTTTACCATCTTAAAGGCGGCATTCTTTCTTACCTTGAAAAAACTTATAATAAAAATGGTAATTGGAAAGGAGAATGTTTTGTTTTTGATGATAGAATTGCTGTTGATAACTCACTTACTCCAAGCAACACAATAAAATGCATATTCTGCTCAAATCAAGTTTCAACTGATAAACTGAAATCAGTTCCACGTGGCCAAGTGGTTTGTTCTGATTGTAAACTTCAGTGTTATAGCTATAATAAATAA
- a CDS encoding reverse transcriptase domain-containing protein, whose amino-acid sequence MLEFTSFRTTSKGCFDNINHEWLMKHIPMEKKILHSWLKAGFLESKTLYSTTAGTPQGSIISPILANLALNGLEKSLESQFGKLGSKRRSKIRSGVNVIRYADDFIISGITREVLENEVKPLVSSFLQERGLILSEEKTKITSITTGFDFLGCNVRRYNKKLIIKPSKESIKKLLNKARTLIKANIANTQAVLIKLLNSPIKGMGKLLQPCVCEKSF is encoded by the coding sequence ATGCTTGAATTTACTAGTTTCCGAACAACCTCTAAAGGGTGTTTTGATAACATTAACCATGAATGGCTCATGAAGCATATTCCTATGGAGAAGAAAATTCTTCATAGCTGGTTAAAAGCTGGCTTCCTAGAATCAAAAACTCTGTATTCCACAACTGCAGGTACCCCACAAGGTAGTATCATCTCTCCAATACTAGCAAATCTAGCCCTAAATGGACTTGAAAAATCATTGGAAAGTCAATTTGGTAAACTTGGCAGTAAAAGAAGAAGCAAAATCAGAAGTGGAGTAAATGTAATCAGGTACGCAGATGACTTTATCATTTCAGGAATCACACGTGAAGTACTGGAAAATGAAGTAAAACCTCTAGTATCGTCCTTTCTTCAGGAGAGAGGTCTTATCCTTTCCGAAGAGAAAACAAAAATTACATCTATTACAACAGGGTTTGACTTTCTTGGTTGTAATGTACGCAGGTATAATAAGAAGTTAATTATAAAACCTTCAAAAGAAAGTATTAAGAAACTTCTTAATAAAGCACGTACATTGATAAAGGCAAACATAGCGAACACTCAGGCCGTACTAATCAAGTTGCTCAATTCCCCTATTAAGGGGATGGGAAAATTACTACAGCCATGTGTGTGCGAAAAGAGCTTTTAA